TGGTCGCGTGCTTTTTTTTATGTGATATTCAGGAGTTGGCAATGTTTCGTGTCTTGTGTCTGATCATAATTTTAATTCCCATTCTGTCTACTGGTTGTGGTGGTTCTTCGGGGGCAAATATTGAAGTAGGAGTACCAGCGGATATTCCTCCACCTGCTCCGCTTGCTGTAGATGAGTGGAAAGCGATGACGGATCTGAACCAGAAGTATGAGATCTCAACACTCGAGCGGTTGAGAGCCAGTGATCCTTCGCTGGAAAGCGAGAAAGCGTGGGAGAAATTTATGAAGGAGGTCGTGGGCCCGCAAATGAAAAAGGAAAAACCGCGACCAAAGGAATCGATCTAACCGCTGCTGTGACATTGGATCGACGAATCCAGGCAACTGTGGGGCTGCTTTAGTCCCGCAGTTTTTTTATGCTATTCTGAAGTCGTTTTGAATGTGAATGAGTTTGCGCGACGGTTTTTCAGGAAGCTTGACTGCAGAGTTGATACTAATAATGCGCACATTGTTGACATCAGAACATGATTTGCCATAATGTTTTTTTGTTCGGGTCCAGGTGTGTATTCAGGTTTCTTTCCTTGAGGCGGGTTGGCGAAAGGTGCGGCGATGATTATTTACGGCTCTCGAATGTACTTCAAAGAAAATGTAGTGAACTCGCAGGGCACGTGTGAGCATTGCGGTCACTATACAAGCCAGACCAGTTACGAGGCACGCAAGTTCGGGCACATTTATTTTATCCCGCTGTTTCCGGCCGGACCCCGTTCCCAAATTTTAAACGAGTGCGGGAAATGTGGGATGGGCACGCATATTCCGCTGGAGCAGATGGAGCCGATCCGGGAAGACATTCGCGGCAATTTCAAGAACTGGATCGAACAGGTTCAGAGCGGCAAAAATGAGATTCATCTGGATGACGATCCCGAGCCGATTAACGTCGGGCTTTTGTTTTCGGGGGCGCTGGAGAACCTGTATCTGCTGCAGGAAATCGATGATGCAAATTCGATTCTCGCCGTTTTGAAATCGCAGGAGATGCATCACGAAGCGGAAATCGTTTCGGCCCGCTGGCATGAAATTCAGGGAAATCTGGATCGTGCCGTCCAAAGCTATCAGGCCGCTCACGAATTGAGCCCGGAAGATATTTTTATTCTCTATCGAATCGGAAAAATGGAACGATTGATGGGAAAAACCGGCAAAGCGATGCAGGCGTTTGAAAAGTGCCTGTCGATTGAGCCGGATAATCTGGATGTGATTATTGAGATCGCCGGCATTCATGAAAACGCGAATGACTATCCCAAGATTGTGGAAACCTACGACAAGATTTACGATTTGCGGCCTGATCTCGTTTCCGAAAAAGGAATGAAGAAGGTGTATAAAAAAGCGTGTAAGAAATCAGGAGTGGAAGGCAAGTATCAGTAATGCTTCCATGCCTGATGTGTTGATGAAGATTCAAAGAAGAGCGCATCTACTTCAGTCCTTGATGGAAATGAGGAAATGGTTCCCGAAGAAAAACGAAATCCAAGACGGAAACGAAAACGCAGGCCGGTTGCAGGAAAAGACGAGGCGAACAAAGCGAGCAGGCCTTCGACCAGACCAAAGAAGAAACGGAAGAAACAAGAGGACGATGAACCATCAACTCATAAAGTGATCGGAATGTTGATGGTGGCGATTGCGTTATTTGGCTGGGCGTGTGCGGCGGCCGCGTATGCGCATGCGGAAGAAGGCTGGCGAGCCAATGAAGCAGAGCGCTTTATCGAAGAGAATTCCACCGATGATCTGGACGAAACCCGGTTTGCCAGACGCAATCGCGTCCGGGGGGCCATGGTCAAAACAGTGTTTGTTGCATTGAAGGATTTCGTCTGGAATGCCTTCCGCCAGATTCCGAATGCGTTTTCGGTGATCGCCTTTAACTTCAAGCATCGTCTCTGGCTGATCATTCTGTTTGGCTGCCTGGAAGGTGCCGCCGTGGGATTAGGCTATCTTATGGAGAAAGTGGGCGAGAGTTTTACGGAAACGCCTAAGTATTAGCAGCCTGAAATCATGTATTGTATTTCACAGGATGCCGTTGAGCGATTGTCAAACGCCCAAGTGGCGAAGCCTGTTTGCGTTCGATTCTGTGTTCGTAGGGTGCGGACCCATGTGTCCGCCCGCCTGGTGATTTTCGATGTGGGAGTCCCCTCGCGAAGGCATCGGCAAACACGTTCGAATTGTTTCATGTTAAACACGTCATTTCCACGGGTAAGCATATAAGGACGCCCCTGCTTTTCCTATTGCAGTTGCTGTTTCTCGATCACTGTCAGCAAGTTAACAGCGACACATCGGTCGCTGGTAGAACAATCTACCGAACTTTTTTCGTTCTCTTGTGTCTGTTCAGAATGTGAGAACTATTACTATTTTATTCTCTTATTTATGATCGAAAGAACAGACTCATGCGGGTTTATCTGGACGATGAACGACAGGCGCCGCCGGGCTGGCGGCAGGTACGTTGGCCTCA
This window of the Gimesia fumaroli genome carries:
- a CDS encoding tetratricopeptide repeat protein, with amino-acid sequence MGTHIPLEQMEPIREDIRGNFKNWIEQVQSGKNEIHLDDDPEPINVGLLFSGALENLYLLQEIDDANSILAVLKSQEMHHEAEIVSARWHEIQGNLDRAVQSYQAAHELSPEDIFILYRIGKMERLMGKTGKAMQAFEKCLSIEPDNLDVIIEIAGIHENANDYPKIVETYDKIYDLRPDLVSEKGMKKVYKKACKKSGVEGKYQ